A genomic region of Nostoc sp. UHCC 0702 contains the following coding sequences:
- a CDS encoding GNAT family N-acetyltransferase, which translates to MGFWKTWFSTPESVSATKSTAFEEHTASTADSNANSDRIVFSTERDIDLYELEELCDAVGWSRRPLRKVKKAIEHSFLVASMWQVRGNQRRLIGFARATSDHAFNATIWDVVVHPDFQGKGLGKALMKYVLKKLRSEEISNVTLFADPHVVDFYRTMGFMSDPEGIKGMFWYPH; encoded by the coding sequence ATGGGTTTTTGGAAAACTTGGTTTAGTACTCCTGAATCTGTATCGGCAACTAAGTCAACTGCTTTTGAAGAGCATACAGCATCTACGGCCGACTCTAATGCTAATAGCGATCGCATCGTTTTTAGCACGGAACGAGATATTGATCTGTATGAATTAGAAGAACTCTGTGATGCAGTTGGTTGGTCGCGTCGTCCTTTGAGAAAAGTAAAAAAAGCCATTGAGCATAGTTTCCTCGTAGCCTCTATGTGGCAAGTGCGAGGAAACCAAAGGCGGCTCATTGGTTTTGCCCGTGCTACCTCAGATCACGCATTTAATGCCACCATTTGGGATGTGGTGGTTCATCCAGACTTTCAAGGTAAAGGACTGGGCAAAGCCTTGATGAAATACGTACTCAAAAAACTGAGGAGTGAAGAGATTAGCAACGTGACTCTGTTTGCCGACCCTCATGTTGTAGATTTCTACCGGACTATGGGCTTTATGTCAGATCCAGAAGGCATTAAAGGCATGTTTTGGTATCCTCACTAA
- a CDS encoding alpha/beta hydrolase produces MATIEILGVPHAYELTAPTSCPHTLVFIHGWLNSRGYWQPVISRLSDDLQCLSYDLRGFGESQSLPETDFSRGQNSLDLTPNSSSTLNSSFDSLYTPAAYAQDLAVLLQQLNIKNAWLIGHSLGGTIALWAAAQMPECIKGVICINAGGGIYLKEAFEQFRSAGQRFLQVRPRWLSQIPLIDLLFTRASVARPLERYWARQRVIDFVVADPEASLGSLLDSTTEEEINRLPQLVSQLKQPVYFLAGANDKVMEPKYVRHLASFHRLFQYCGDNVIEIPDCGHLAMLEQPDAVASHIRSIVNVQESVVNSH; encoded by the coding sequence ATGGCAACCATCGAAATCTTAGGCGTTCCCCACGCATACGAACTAACGGCTCCTACATCCTGCCCTCATACTTTAGTGTTTATCCACGGCTGGCTAAATAGCCGTGGATACTGGCAACCTGTGATCTCCCGCTTGTCAGATGATTTGCAGTGCTTGTCGTATGATTTGCGAGGTTTTGGTGAATCTCAGTCCTTACCAGAAACTGATTTTAGTCGGGGGCAAAATTCTTTAGACTTAACTCCCAACTCTAGTAGTACACTCAACTCATCATTTGATTCTCTTTATACTCCGGCTGCTTATGCTCAGGATTTAGCAGTGCTTTTGCAACAGCTAAATATTAAGAATGCTTGGCTGATTGGGCATTCCTTGGGAGGTACAATTGCTCTTTGGGCGGCTGCTCAGATGCCTGAGTGTATTAAAGGTGTGATCTGTATCAACGCAGGCGGCGGTATTTATCTCAAAGAAGCTTTTGAACAGTTTCGTTCCGCTGGTCAGCGATTTTTACAAGTCCGTCCACGCTGGCTATCTCAGATACCACTGATTGATTTGTTGTTCACCAGAGCAAGTGTAGCCCGTCCTTTAGAACGCTATTGGGCACGTCAGCGAGTAATTGATTTTGTCGTGGCTGACCCAGAAGCTTCTTTAGGATCACTATTAGACTCTACAACTGAGGAAGAAATCAACCGTCTACCCCAGTTAGTATCTCAACTCAAGCAACCAGTGTATTTTTTGGCTGGTGCCAACGACAAAGTGATGGAACCTAAATATGTCCGCCATTTAGCCAGCTTTCATCGGCTTTTCCAATATTGTGGCGACAATGTTATTGAAATTCCTGATTGTGGGCACTTGGCAATGTTAGAACAGCCAGATGCCGTTGCCTCTCACATTCGTTCCATAGTCAATGTGCAAGAGTCAGTGGTCAATAGTCATTAG
- the tsaD gene encoding tRNA (adenosine(37)-N6)-threonylcarbamoyltransferase complex transferase subunit TsaD produces MAIVLAIETSCDETAVAIVNNRQVESSIIASQIPVHQQYGGVVPEVASRQHLETINHAIAQAMEQAKLGWGEIDAIAATCAPGLVGALLVGLTAAKTLAMLYKKPFLGVHHLEGHIYATYLSEPSLEPPFLSLLVSGGHTSLIYVKECGIYETLGETRDDAAGEAFDKVARLLKLGYPGGPVIDKLAQQGDPQAFSLPEGKVSLPNGGYHRYDGSFSGLKTAVLRLVQQLEKDGREIPVADVAASFQQTVARSLTKRAIACALDYGLNTIAVGGGVAANSGLRRILQAAAAEHNLRVLFPPMKFCTDNAAMIACAAADHLSLGHTSPITLGVESRLALTQVMKLYQSAG; encoded by the coding sequence ATGGCAATCGTACTAGCAATAGAAACTAGCTGTGATGAAACTGCCGTTGCGATTGTTAACAATCGTCAAGTTGAAAGCAGTATCATCGCTTCGCAAATCCCAGTGCATCAGCAGTATGGCGGGGTGGTGCCAGAAGTAGCGTCCCGTCAGCATTTAGAAACGATAAATCATGCGATCGCTCAAGCAATGGAGCAAGCCAAACTAGGCTGGGGAGAAATTGACGCGATCGCTGCCACTTGCGCCCCCGGACTCGTGGGAGCGCTCTTAGTAGGCTTAACTGCTGCCAAAACTCTGGCAATGTTATATAAAAAGCCATTTTTGGGAGTTCATCACCTCGAAGGTCACATTTACGCCACTTATTTGAGCGAGCCAAGTTTAGAGCCTCCTTTTCTTAGCTTACTCGTTTCTGGCGGACATACAAGCTTGATTTATGTCAAAGAATGTGGTATTTACGAAACACTTGGAGAAACCCGTGATGATGCCGCAGGGGAAGCATTTGACAAGGTAGCGCGGTTGTTAAAGCTGGGTTATCCGGGCGGGCCAGTCATTGACAAGCTAGCACAACAAGGCGATCCCCAAGCTTTTAGCTTACCAGAGGGCAAAGTTTCTCTACCAAATGGGGGATATCATCGCTATGATGGCAGTTTTAGTGGCTTAAAGACAGCAGTGCTGCGTTTAGTGCAGCAGTTAGAGAAAGACGGTAGAGAGATACCTGTAGCAGATGTAGCGGCTAGCTTTCAACAAACTGTAGCGCGATCGCTAACCAAAAGAGCGATCGCTTGTGCCCTAGACTATGGTCTAAACACCATTGCTGTGGGTGGAGGGGTAGCAGCGAACAGCGGACTCAGAAGAATTTTACAGGCAGCCGCTGCCGAGCATAACCTGCGGGTACTGTTCCCCCCCATGAAATTTTGTACCGATAACGCTGCTATGATTGCCTGTGCAGCTGCTGACCATTTATCCCTTGGTCATACATCCCCCATCACCTTAGGCGTTGAGTCCAGGTTAGCCCTCACTCAGGTGATGAAGTTATATCAGTCTGCTGGATAG
- a CDS encoding Photosystem I reaction center subunit III, with protein sequence MRRLFALILVICVAFSFAPPAKALGADLVPCKDSPAFQELAKNARNTTADPESGKKRFERYSQALCGPEGYPHLIVDGRLDRAGDFLIPSILFLYIAGWIGWVGRTYLQAIKKGSDAEQKEIQIDLGLALPIIATGFAWPAAALQEFLSGKLTAKDSEITVSPR encoded by the coding sequence ATGCGACGATTGTTTGCTTTGATTTTAGTGATTTGTGTTGCGTTCAGTTTTGCCCCACCAGCAAAAGCTTTAGGCGCTGATCTAGTACCCTGTAAAGACTCTCCCGCTTTTCAAGAACTAGCCAAGAATGCCCGTAACACAACAGCTGACCCCGAATCAGGGAAAAAGCGCTTTGAGCGTTATTCACAAGCCCTATGTGGCCCTGAGGGTTATCCCCACCTGATTGTTGATGGTCGTCTTGACCGCGCTGGCGACTTTTTGATTCCCAGCATTCTCTTTTTGTATATTGCTGGTTGGATAGGTTGGGTAGGTCGTACCTATCTGCAAGCCATCAAAAAGGGTTCTGATGCTGAGCAAAAAGAGATCCAAATCGACTTGGGCTTGGCACTACCCATCATAGCTACAGGCTTTGCTTGGCCAGCAGCAGCACTCCAAGAATTTCTCTCTGGCAAATTAACAGCCAAAGATTCAGAAATTACTGTTTCTCCCCGCTAA
- the psaJ gene encoding photosystem I reaction center subunit IX: MADKGDQSSYLIKFISTAPVAATIWLTITAGILIEFNRFFPDLLFHPLP, translated from the coding sequence ATGGCGGACAAAGGCGATCAATCATCCTACTTGATTAAATTTATTTCCACAGCCCCTGTAGCAGCTACCATTTGGCTAACAATTACAGCAGGCATTTTGATTGAATTCAACCGCTTTTTTCCCGACCTACTTTTCCACCCACTACCATAA
- a CDS encoding photosystem I reaction center protein subunit XI produces MAQAVDASKNLPSDPRNREVVFPAGRDPQIGNLETPINSSPLVKWYINNLPAYRPGLSVGRRAIEIGAAHGYWIFGPFAKLGPLRASDNANLAGLLSAIGLIVILTLGISLYANSNPPKALASVTVPNPPADAFNSKESWNNFASSFLIGGIGGAVVAYFVTTNLGLIQGLFG; encoded by the coding sequence ATGGCGCAAGCAGTAGATGCATCCAAAAATCTCCCCAGCGATCCCAGAAATCGGGAAGTCGTTTTTCCCGCAGGGCGCGATCCTCAAATAGGCAACCTAGAAACCCCCATTAATTCTTCTCCCTTGGTCAAGTGGTACATTAATAACTTGCCTGCCTATCGTCCGGGTCTAAGTGTTGGTAGACGAGCTATAGAAATTGGAGCAGCTCACGGTTACTGGATATTTGGCCCCTTTGCCAAGTTGGGGCCACTGCGGGCTTCGGACAATGCTAACTTAGCTGGTTTACTATCAGCTATCGGCTTGATTGTAATTCTTACCCTTGGTATATCTCTATATGCCAATAGCAACCCTCCCAAAGCACTAGCTAGTGTCACCGTACCCAATCCTCCAGCAGATGCTTTTAACTCCAAAGAAAGCTGGAACAACTTTGCCAGCAGTTTCTTGATTGGTGGTATTGGTGGTGCAGTAGTTGCTTACTTTGTGACTACCAATTTAGGGCTAATTCAAGGTCTATTTGGTTAA
- the gmk gene encoding guanylate kinase, with translation MMQVLPIQSSATTKENQSPGRLIVLTGPSGVGKGTLMRSLLQRHPELYYSVSVTTRSPRPGEINGKNYYFISRSKFEQLVAQGEFLEWAEFAGNYYGTPREAVLNQVLSGKLVVLEIELEGARQIRASFSGALSIFILPPSFEELEKRIRGRGQDSEEAIARRLCRATEEVKAADEFDIQIVNDDLETALNAIEAALFK, from the coding sequence ATGATGCAAGTTTTACCCATCCAGAGCAGTGCTACTACCAAAGAAAACCAGTCACCAGGCAGACTGATTGTTTTAACTGGCCCCAGTGGGGTCGGCAAAGGCACTTTAATGCGATCGCTATTGCAGCGTCATCCCGAATTGTATTACTCTGTATCCGTCACAACTCGTTCTCCCCGTCCCGGAGAAATCAACGGCAAAAACTATTACTTTATTAGCCGTAGTAAGTTTGAACAACTAGTTGCTCAAGGCGAATTCTTAGAATGGGCAGAATTTGCTGGTAACTATTACGGCACTCCCCGTGAAGCTGTGCTTAACCAAGTTCTGTCAGGCAAGTTGGTGGTACTGGAAATTGAGCTAGAAGGAGCAAGACAAATTCGTGCTTCCTTCTCTGGCGCCCTCAGCATTTTTATTTTGCCGCCTTCCTTTGAGGAATTAGAGAAACGGATACGCGGTCGCGGTCAAGACTCTGAAGAGGCAATCGCCCGTCGTCTGTGCCGTGCTACTGAAGAAGTGAAAGCTGCCGATGAGTTTGATATCCAAATCGTCAATGATGATTTGGAAACTGCTCTCAACGCGATAGAGGCAGCTTTGTTTAAATAA
- a CDS encoding DUF370 domain-containing protein: MEIQLINIGFGNIVSANRVVAIVSPESAPIKRIITDARDRGQLVDATYGRRTRAVIITDSSHVILSAIQPETVANRFVITRDHHVVDN; encoded by the coding sequence ATGGAGATTCAATTAATTAACATTGGTTTCGGCAATATCGTGTCTGCTAACCGAGTAGTTGCCATTGTCAGTCCGGAATCTGCCCCAATTAAGCGGATAATTACTGATGCACGGGACAGAGGCCAGCTAGTTGATGCAACTTACGGTCGGCGGACAAGGGCTGTAATTATCACTGATTCCAGCCACGTCATACTTTCAGCGATTCAACCAGAAACGGTAGCGAATCGCTTTGTGATTACCCGCGATCATCATGTTGTGGATAATTAA
- a CDS encoding ATP-binding cassette domain-containing protein, producing MAAVELENLCKKFILSRGWGRNRTRTEIVAVDNISLSVPDGQAIAFIGPNGAGKSTTIKMLTGILQPTSGTAKLLGLNPWRNRRELAYQMGVVFGQRSQLWYHLPPRDTLELLARIYNLDRQEYIKRRDLLVERFDLSPFWNTPVRKLSLGQRMRAEVAASLLHAPKILFLDEPTIGLDVIARQELRDLIREWNRLEGVTVFLTSHDAGDIEQVAQRVVVINHGRVVLDDKVSAMRRQYLGSKILRVKFHNSPSEINLPGVTQLKASEYALKLEVNTRITPIETVMAEILHAGSVADIAIEDPPLEEVIAHIYAQAAS from the coding sequence ATGGCTGCCGTAGAACTGGAAAATTTATGTAAGAAGTTTATTCTCAGTCGGGGTTGGGGACGCAACCGCACGCGCACAGAGATTGTTGCCGTAGATAATATTAGTTTGAGTGTTCCTGATGGTCAGGCGATCGCTTTTATCGGCCCCAACGGAGCGGGGAAGTCCACTACAATCAAGATGCTGACGGGAATTTTACAGCCCACATCAGGGACAGCGAAGTTACTAGGATTAAATCCTTGGCGAAATCGGCGCGAACTAGCTTACCAGATGGGCGTAGTATTTGGACAGCGATCGCAGTTGTGGTATCACCTACCTCCCCGCGATACTTTAGAGTTACTAGCGCGGATTTATAATTTAGACCGGCAAGAATATATCAAACGCCGTGACTTACTTGTTGAGCGTTTTGACCTCAGCCCATTCTGGAACACACCAGTACGCAAGTTGTCTTTAGGTCAGCGGATGCGGGCGGAAGTAGCAGCCAGCTTACTCCACGCACCCAAAATATTATTTCTCGACGAACCCACCATTGGACTCGATGTAATTGCTCGTCAAGAACTCCGCGACCTGATCCGCGAGTGGAATCGTTTGGAGGGAGTGACAGTATTTCTCACCAGCCATGATGCAGGCGACATTGAACAGGTAGCACAGCGAGTAGTAGTAATTAATCACGGGCGTGTAGTACTCGATGACAAAGTTTCAGCAATGCGCCGCCAGTACCTTGGCTCAAAGATTCTCAGGGTTAAATTTCATAACTCCCCGTCTGAAATTAACCTCCCAGGCGTAACACAACTCAAAGCCAGCGAATATGCCCTCAAGTTAGAGGTGAATACCCGCATCACACCAATTGAAACTGTGATGGCTGAAATTCTCCACGCGGGTTCTGTGGCTGACATTGCTATTGAAGACCCACCTTTGGAAGAAGTGATAGCACACATCTATGCTCAAGCAGCGTCATGA
- a CDS encoding ABC-2 family transporter protein, which produces MNSLNKYTWIGWTAARSNLAYLGEVASRGIFLFVILYIFLQLWRVTYAETNAEQLGGLTLTQMLWYLGITESITLSSPQVALEVDEDVRTGALAVQLIRPLSYPLYRLWTTLGERIVRFGVNVAIASTVALLFVGTIPLSFGGILLFLLVLPLAFVLDFLATFLVGLGAFWLENTTGLMLIYSRLTMILGGMLIPLELLPESWQPVLQNLPFASILYGPARVFVHPDLAFASELLVRQGVAIGILALLVALVYRTAVKRIHAHGG; this is translated from the coding sequence ATGAACAGTCTCAATAAATATACTTGGATTGGCTGGACGGCGGCTCGCTCTAACTTAGCTTACTTGGGAGAAGTTGCTTCCAGAGGAATTTTTCTGTTTGTGATTCTCTACATTTTTCTGCAACTGTGGCGTGTTACCTATGCCGAGACAAATGCCGAACAGTTGGGAGGTTTAACGCTAACTCAGATGCTTTGGTATCTGGGTATAACCGAATCTATTACCCTTTCTAGTCCACAGGTAGCTTTAGAAGTAGACGAGGATGTACGGACGGGAGCGCTAGCGGTGCAACTGATACGTCCTTTATCGTACCCTTTGTATCGCCTGTGGACTACCTTGGGAGAGCGTATAGTGCGCTTTGGGGTAAATGTAGCGATCGCATCTACGGTAGCATTACTATTTGTCGGCACAATTCCTTTAAGTTTCGGCGGAATCTTATTATTTCTACTGGTGCTACCACTGGCATTTGTACTGGATTTTTTAGCTACATTTCTGGTGGGGTTAGGCGCTTTCTGGCTGGAGAATACCACAGGACTAATGCTGATCTACTCTCGCTTGACGATGATTTTGGGTGGGATGCTTATTCCCTTGGAACTACTACCAGAATCATGGCAGCCAGTATTACAAAATTTACCCTTTGCCAGTATTTTGTATGGCCCGGCGCGTGTGTTTGTGCATCCCGATTTGGCTTTTGCTAGTGAATTGTTGGTACGTCAAGGAGTCGCCATAGGTATATTGGCTTTATTGGTGGCACTTGTGTACCGCACAGCAGTTAAGCGCATCCACGCCCACGGAGGTTGA
- a CDS encoding ABC-2 family transporter protein: MFSRLLSYLQLAAAYIRLNLNAHLEYRGAFFTQMVAMLLNNLVWVAFWGLFFTRFPVLRGWTVQDVITLWAIAGTGFGLAHTVCGNALQLSSLIVQGQLDVWILYPRALLPHLLLGRMNAMSWGDLLFGYGVYLFFVKPDLVHLALFTGLTVSVAMLFVGFNVLTGSLSFYLGNSEGLTQQWRNAMLTFTTYPATLFEGTVKLLLYTLIPAGFVSYLPIEALRSLSGIHALLAVAGSTTVLLVGVAVFYHGLRRYSSGNLMQMRG, translated from the coding sequence ATGTTCTCGCGTTTACTTTCCTACTTACAATTAGCTGCTGCTTACATTCGTCTCAACTTGAATGCTCACTTAGAGTATCGGGGCGCATTCTTCACCCAAATGGTGGCAATGTTGCTTAATAACCTGGTGTGGGTGGCATTTTGGGGACTGTTTTTCACACGCTTCCCAGTCTTACGCGGTTGGACAGTGCAAGATGTGATTACTCTGTGGGCGATCGCTGGCACAGGATTTGGTTTAGCTCATACTGTATGTGGTAACGCTTTGCAATTGTCAAGTCTAATTGTGCAAGGACAATTGGATGTGTGGATATTATACCCGCGTGCGCTTTTACCTCATTTACTGCTGGGGCGGATGAATGCCATGTCTTGGGGGGATTTGCTGTTTGGATATGGGGTTTATTTGTTTTTTGTCAAGCCTGATTTAGTGCATTTAGCATTATTCACTGGGTTAACGGTTTCCGTGGCGATGTTATTTGTAGGCTTTAATGTTTTGACGGGAAGCCTCAGCTTTTACTTAGGTAATTCCGAAGGACTAACACAGCAGTGGCGAAACGCTATGCTAACCTTCACTACCTATCCAGCGACTTTGTTTGAAGGAACAGTGAAGCTATTGTTGTATACACTGATTCCGGCTGGTTTTGTTAGTTACTTACCGATTGAGGCGTTGCGATCGCTATCTGGGATTCATGCTTTGTTAGCAGTAGCCGGATCAACAACCGTGCTGTTAGTTGGTGTAGCTGTGTTTTACCACGGTTTGCGCCGCTACTCTTCAGGCAATTTGATGCAGATGCGAGGTTGA
- a CDS encoding type II toxin-antitoxin system VapC family toxin, whose amino-acid sequence MYLLDTNHCSAIILGEPNVIRRIAEVGELNIATCVIVQGELTYMMENSAKRETNLARLTEFLEDIRLYGVTQDTATIYGQLKAGLMKQFGPKEKSKRRKTQITDLGFDENDLWIAAIALQHSLTVISTDSDFQRIRQVRALSVESWLST is encoded by the coding sequence ATGTACCTACTTGATACTAATCACTGTAGCGCTATCATCCTTGGAGAACCAAACGTCATTCGTCGAATAGCTGAGGTTGGAGAATTAAATATTGCCACCTGTGTAATTGTACAGGGAGAGCTTACATATATGATGGAAAATTCTGCGAAAAGAGAAACTAATCTCGCTCGTTTGACAGAATTTCTTGAAGATATACGTTTGTACGGAGTTACACAAGATACGGCTACAATTTATGGTCAACTCAAAGCAGGCTTGATGAAACAATTTGGCCCCAAGGAAAAAAGCAAGCGAAGAAAAACTCAGATAACAGACTTAGGTTTTGATGAAAATGACCTATGGATAGCTGCTATTGCTCTACAACACAGTCTTACTGTCATATCCACTGATAGCGACTTTCAGCGGATTAGACAGGTAAGAGCATTATCCGTTGAATCTTGGCTCTCAACCTGA
- a CDS encoding DUF2281 domain-containing protein has protein sequence MSIKKLLLQEIESSPDSLLEETLDFLRFLKNKQESEKKDTQQAQIKSEETATGSSQLLYRPASGRSILRHAGTWEGDDFQECLELVYATRGKAKFDYDLNPFE, from the coding sequence ATGTCTATCAAAAAACTCCTACTTCAAGAAATTGAATCCTCCCCAGACTCTCTTCTAGAAGAAACCCTAGACTTTCTACGCTTTCTCAAGAACAAGCAAGAATCAGAAAAAAAAGATACACAGCAAGCACAAATTAAGTCAGAAGAAACCGCAACTGGCAGTTCTCAACTACTCTACCGCCCAGCTTCCGGGCGTTCCATCCTCAGACATGCAGGAACTTGGGAAGGTGACGACTTTCAAGAGTGTCTTGAGTTGGTTTACGCTACTCGTGGCAAAGCCAAGTTCGATTATGATTTAAATCCTTTTGAGTAA
- a CDS encoding DUF4263 domain-containing protein — translation MSIYPPDEFKVNQFDVSPKQLKKFLSLIDRRCDETEIDVFLRANPEILAFVSVFFLTGHHNSWVIPQQLIRLRVGSQTKGLKPDYLFAGENSDGITWWILELKGANETIWIEDKNGDFRFGDAANRGINQLTRYIDYCTTNQQSIRDAYGITAFTEPKGILIIGREDEFKNNEEKRKLKARHNKNNPHLQIRTYDALIRKIAEAGEISYKLPWLQKLQINLLTTEPGDDTRSYTVKTDMDEEDSPF, via the coding sequence ATGAGTATCTATCCACCCGATGAATTTAAAGTTAATCAATTTGACGTTAGTCCAAAACAATTAAAAAAGTTTCTCTCCCTTATAGACAGACGGTGTGATGAGACAGAAATCGATGTTTTTTTGAGAGCAAACCCAGAAATACTAGCATTTGTTTCTGTTTTCTTTTTGACAGGACATCACAATTCTTGGGTTATTCCTCAACAGCTTATTCGTCTGCGTGTTGGCTCACAAACAAAAGGTTTGAAACCTGACTACTTATTTGCAGGAGAAAACTCGGATGGAATTACGTGGTGGATTCTAGAGTTAAAAGGAGCAAATGAGACTATTTGGATTGAAGATAAAAACGGTGATTTTAGGTTTGGAGATGCAGCGAATAGAGGAATTAATCAACTTACAAGATACATAGATTATTGCACTACTAATCAACAATCAATTAGAGATGCGTATGGAATAACAGCATTTACAGAACCGAAAGGTATTTTAATCATTGGAAGGGAGGATGAGTTTAAAAATAATGAAGAAAAACGCAAATTAAAAGCACGCCATAATAAAAATAATCCTCACCTTCAAATCCGAACCTATGATGCTCTGATTCGCAAGATAGCCGAGGCTGGGGAGATTTCTTACAAACTACCTTGGTTACAGAAACTACAAATAAATTTATTGACTACTGAACCTGGGGATGATACACGATCCTACACTGTAAAAACTGATATGGATGAAGAAGATTCGCCATTCTAA